A window from Kluyveromyces lactis strain NRRL Y-1140 chromosome E complete sequence encodes these proteins:
- the YOS9 gene encoding Yos9p (some similarities with uniprot|Q04313 Saccharomyces cerevisiae YDR057W YOS9 Glycoprotein of the ER membrane involved in ER-to-Golgi transport of glycosylphosphatidylinositol (GPI)-anchored proteins) → MIFLPVTSVVFAISWIYSGVSAFNPYSSTPYSLKYVDEQEFLSVIDNETLLQEGRLFRPYEGSDVLCYQRNTSSLIQHHEEDTFNSEGALIEAVNMVNAILAPNPIEMNTVPISYWTYIISSGETRTVVQKGYFGETYLLGNSSNYNSTIDYHFAKSKTGRVYLSETLVDGCTCDLTHKPREVEIQYICPKRPLSRPFHLEVREIQSCKYQLRLFLPQLCELSSFNPLLGQLSEHNIICHRSGSKLSPALDIFNRYSATVLDHGIYLLKPKNSAKDRRQLMYHAAEPLDSQTTLFELTVEERFIGDFISSLKKLIGSDFIQSPTGKSIKPGDLFLWRAPVVDETGNLLFLIDLELNSASEAIGKVNNDASLLNELPIHNMVYFDSMTVNQTDETSSNSLPEKSTGLVPDIFATDEIESPYKGGTAQELKDKLMEAFRDIGYPDIEVEILEEVVEEQN, encoded by the coding sequence ATGATATTTTTACCAGTTACGTCGGTGGTGTTTGCTATCTCATGGATTTATTCAGGTGTCTCAGCATTCAATCCATATAGCTCTACGCCTTATTCGCTAAAATACGTTGATGAGCAAGAGTTCCTAAGTGTAATAGATAATGAGACATTGCTCCAAGAAGGACGGCTTTTCCGCCCCTACGAAGGGTCCGATGTTTTGTGTTACCAAAGGAACACTTCGTCGTTGATTCAACATCATGAAGAAGATACTTTTAATTCTGAAGGAGCTCTCATTGAAGCAGTTAACATGGTTAATGCGATCTTGGCTCCAAACCCTATTGAAATGAATACAGTGCCTATTTCTTACTGGACTTATATTATATCCTCTGGTGAGACGAGGACTGTTGTGCAAAAAGGTTATTTTGGCGAAACGTACCTTTTAGGGAACTCATCTAACTACAACTCAACTATTGATTATCACTTTGCTAAGAGTAAAACTGGTAGAGTGTATCTTAGCGAAACTTTGGTAGATGGTTGCACTTGTGATCTTACACATAAACCAAGAGAGGTAGAAATACAATACATCTGCCCTAAACGTCCACTATCGAGGCCTTTCCATCTTGAAGTTAGAGAAATACAATCCTGCAAGTACCAATTGAGACTGTTTCTACCACAGTTATGTGAACTTAGCTCATTCAATCCGTTGCTTGGTCAATTATCTGAACACAACATAATATGCCATAGAAGCGGCAGCAAATTGAGTCCTGCCCTTGATATATTCAACAGGTATTCGGCTACTGTACTTGATCATGGCATATACCTATTAAAACCTAAAAATAGTGCGAAGGATAGGCGTCAATTGATGTATCACGCTGCTGAACCACTGGATTCTCAAACTACCCTCTTTGAGCTCACAGTAGAAGAAAGGTTTATTGGAGACTTCATATCTAGTCttaagaaattgattggTTCGGACTTTATACAATCACCCACCGGGAAATCGATCAAACCTGGTGATCTATTTCTATGGAGAGCGCCTGTAGTAGATGAAACGGGAAATCTGCTATTTTTAATTGACTTGGAATTGAATTCAGCCTCGGAAGCGATTGGGAAGGTGAATAATGATGCCTCCCTTTTAAATGAATTGCCGATTCATAACATGGTATATTTTGACTCAATGACAGTTAATCAAACGGATGAGACATCAAGCAACTCTTTACCCGAGAAAAGCACTGGTCTAGTTCCGGATATATTTGCTACTGATGAGATAGAATCTCCTTATAAAGGCGGGACAGCGCAAGAGCTCAAAGATAAGTTGATGGAAGCTTTCCGTGATATTGGATACCCAGACATAGAGGTGGAAATTCTAGAAGAGGTTGTAGAGGAGCAAAACTGA
- the SPT7 gene encoding SAGA histone acetyltransferase complex subunit SPT7 (similar to uniprot|P35177 Saccharomyces cerevisiae YBR081C SPT7 Subunit of the SAGA transcriptional regulatory complex involved in proper assembly of the complex also present as a C-terminally truncated form in the SLIK/SALSA transcriptional regulatory complex), protein MITSYQRSDAAAILRTIQKLFADDVFKKHLNPSQLLLLKYLLSLPDQESKTLIWDAFLSGKLELFVELNTTLNATSDKGATNDLVAATRLPSLSTQQQPQASSGLSRTGTPLHDSTDNQSVDDDDSDMIDLEQLKAQLDGLDFIGNLSMKVRYVVWEHGLTLLEPETSSEYLLLDTDNDSAVIEDGSNNTLIDQSAVPNSSTLPTNDTAPLTMKEVSKNSENKEGSDEDDNYDEDDDDDDEDNYDDAEEDPQKIEKNDTENGKISHPNDLDEKPKVSDETESPIYEQLDNGLIRLHFIISKETLNELPSVNTYDIIGNFHKIYHLFDNDKETTMRRLKLQENDQMLESSRKRSHEQIEDEEEDDSGNPSISHHKSAADKKINTKTKADIQMDLGVVNLSLRHLLKSVQENKSKLDISDYELKHLLMDVRMNRSKWASEDKIGQEELYDACEKVVLELRNFTEHSTAFLNKVSKREAPNYYQIIKKPMDLNTVLKKLKTFQYKSKHEFVDDIMLIWRNCLTYNSDPKHFLRAHAIAMQKKSQQLVPLIPDITIRDRAQVEKELEDIDAESNIKDDEEDAGSGRKGIQRRGVQKVIDDEEEEMEENHPGGKKTRATDAERNQQQSTNKTVSSDKTPSTNEAEQTPEVGIVSAEGRGSKVAQSSTNNESTEPAVESKAVSTVEKNQEHEDAEEEEEEEDEDEEDNAAGMMLLERDDDKDDLELSTWKTLTAKARAEICLKRSQLFNEHKINSESDALLKNPSKLKNFDQFFEEYKQQKEAEFARQKLQEQSMMKNGFGAIMNQADSSVSNFSDTNVKSQDAESSLTKESNEITLEDSSLLTEYNITNYIPDLAYTGIGKEQLDKAEEAMVQKIMKEGKVMKSSLLNTVDKGLSPKMNTNIQLIHEIRHICHKISLIRALQNPNKPKNSQQPLRFKEFIIDDSLDLDPISQLNSHDYKNDEKLINRVLHRNVSKITMSNGFESTEPLALSMLTEITTDYLSNLIKTIKLHHETHSSNKRKPAEALTMALLENGINKPDDLYSYMENEFGKKTRKLEDLKVKLSSFLKDLLRPTLQDISERNFEDESQSFLTGDFSSEVTGEDFFGFRELGLDKEFGELANNVPLQLLTFQFNGKDTDIQVKAKVIQPEEFEDVIYKKLNKENVQSDSYSKLIQPLLQSAVDRCSAYYTKLARSKNADQVPKNYESPLFPLLEDEEFPKVKGANRPRLPPTGKISTNYKKKHVSELYTLPEEEEPQVKVEVSEDTASKPTDGIFKSPATVDDNGFYVEETPLSSFSLSLPGIPDT, encoded by the coding sequence ATGATTACAAGTTACCAGCGGTCCGATGCCGCCGCAATACTTCGAACCATCCAGAAGTTATTCGCAGATGATGTATTTAAAAAGCACCTCAATCCGAGTCAGTTACTTTTATTGAAGTACTTGTTGAGTCTACCAGACCAAGAATCAAAGACACTTATATGGGATGCGTTTCTCTCCGGCAAGTTGGAACTATTTGTAGAACTGAATACAACTCTTAATGCAACTTCCGACAAAGGTGCCACTAATGATTTGGTAGCGGCTACCAGATTACCATCATTATCAACACAACAACAACCTCAAGCTAGTTCTGGACTCTCGAGAACTGGCACTCCTTTACATGATTCGACTGATAACCAAAGTGTTGACGATGACGACAGTGATATGATCgatttggaacaattgaagGCCCAGCTAGATGGACTGGATTTTATAGGAAATTTATCTATGAAAGTCAGGTACGTTGTATGGGAACATGGACTCACTCTCCTTGAGCCAGAAACATCCTCAGAATACCTTCTACTTGACACGGATAATGATAGCGCTGTAATAGAGGATGGAAGTAATAATACTCTTATAGATCAAAGTGCGGTTCCCAACTCTTCCACGCTTCCTACAAATGACACAGCACCCTTGACTATGAAAGAAGTGAGCAAGAATAGCGAAAACAAAGAAGGctctgatgaagatgataactatgatgaagatgatgatgacgacgaCGAGGATAATTACGATGatgctgaagaagatcctCAAAAgatagaaaaaaatgatacagaaaatggaaaaatcTCTCATCCTAATGATCTTGATGAGAAACCCAAAGTGTCAGATGAAACTGAATCGCCAATTTACGAGCAACTTGATAACGGACTCATAAGACTGcatttcatcatctcaAAGGAAACTTTGAACGAACTTCCATCTGTAAATACCTACGATATCATCGGTAACTTTCACAAAATATATCATCTCTTTGACAATGATAAAGAGACCACTATGAGGCGTTTAAAACTTCAGGAAAATGATCAAATGCTAGAAAGCTCAAGGAAAAGGTCTCACGAACAGattgaagacgaagaagaggatgacTCAGGGAACCCTAGCATATCTCATCATAAGTCTGCGGCAGATAAGAAGATCAATACTAAGACTAAAGCAGATATCCAAATGGACCTCGGTGTCGTAAATCTGTCATTAAGGCATTTGCTCAAATCGGTACaggaaaataaaagtaaGCTAGATATTTCAGATTACGAACTTAAACATTTATTAATGGATGTTAGAATGAACAGATCTAAATGGGCTTCTGAAGATAAAATTGgacaagaagaattatACGATGCATGCGAGAAGGTGGTACTGGAACTCAGAAATTTCACAGAGCATTCTACTGCATTTCTTAACAAAGTCAGCAAGAGAGAAGCTCCAAACTATTACCAAATAATTAAAAAACCAATGGATTTGAACACTGTGCTGAAGAAGCTCAAAACTTTTCAGTATAAATCTAAACATGAgtttgttgatgatattatGTTAATATGGAGAAACTGCCTCACGTATAACTCGGATCCTAAGCATTTCTTGAGAGCCCATGCAATTGCGATGCAGAAGAAATCTCAACAACTAGTACCACTAATACCAGATATAACAATCCGTGATAGAGCGcaagttgaaaaagaactaGAAGATATAGACGCCGAGAGCAACATTAaagacgatgaagaggatGCTGGTTCAGGTCGTAAGGGTATTCAGAGACGTGGTGTTCAAAAGGTTattgacgatgaagaagaagaaatggaagAGAACCATCCTGGAGGTAAAAAAACACGAGCAACTGATGCTGAACGGAATCAACAACAATCCACCAATAAAACAGTAAGCAGTGACAAAACACCTTCCACTAACGAAGCTGAACAAACGCCAGAAGTTGGCATAGTTTCTGCAGAGGGGAGAGGCTCCAAAGTGGCTCAATCTTCGACTAATAACGAATCTACTGAACCAGCAGTTGAAAGTAAAGCAGTGTcaactgttgaaaaaaacCAAGAACATGAGGAtgcagaagaagaggaagaggaagaggatgaagatgaagaagataatgCCGCTGGAATGATGCTTCTTGAACGAGATGACGATAAGGACGATCTGGAATTGTCCACATGGAAAACACTTACAGCCAAAGCCCGTGCTGaaatttgtttgaaaagatcacAATTGTTCAACGAACACAAAATTAATTCCGAATCTGATGCCCTCTTGAAAAATCCTTCtaaattaaagaattttGATCAGTTCTTCGAGGAGTATAAGCAACAGAAAGAAGCAGAATTTGCAAGACAAAAATTACAAGAACAGTCAATGATGAAAAACGGTTTTGGGGCAATAATGAACCAAGCAGATAGCAGTGTATCGAATTTTTCTGACACGAACGTTAAATCACAAGATGCCGAAAGTTCCTTGACTAAAGAATCGAATGAAATCACTCTCGAAGATTCTTCGTTATTGACAGAGTACAACATCACTAATTATATCCCGGACTTGGCATATACAGGTATTGGGAAAGAACAATTAGATAAAGCTGAGGAAGCTATGgttcaaaaaattatgAAGGAAGGAAAAGTAATGAAGAGctctttgttgaatactGTCGATAAGGGGTTGAGTCCAAAAATGAACACGAATATCCAGTTGATACATGAGATTAGGCATATATGTCAtaaaatttctttgattagAGCACTACAAAATCCAAATAAACCCAAAAATTCACAACAACCGCTAAggttcaaagaattcataATTGATGACTCCTTAGACCTGGATCCAATTTCCCAGCTCAATTCACATGACTATAAAAATGAtgagaaattgatcaatcGCGTATTACATCGTAATGTTTCTAAGATAACCATGTCAAATGGTTTTGAGAGTACAGAACCTCTCGCGTTAAGCATGCTTACAGAGATCACAACAGATTATTTATCTAATCTCATCAAAACCATCAAACTTCACCATGAAACGCATTCTTCgaataaaagaaaaccaGCGGAAGCTCTAACCATGGCATTGTTAGAAAATGGTATAAATAAACCAGATGATTTGTATTCTTATATGGAAAATGAGTTCGGAAAAAAGACTAGAAAACTCGAAGATTTGAAGGTTAAATTAAGCTCTTTCTTAAAGGATTTGTTACGGCCGACTTTACAAGATATAAGTGAAAGAAACTTTGAGGATGAATCGCAGAGTTTCCTTACAGGTGACTTTTCATCAGAGGTCACTGGTgaagatttctttggtttcagAGAATTAGGACTTGACAAAGAGTTTGGTGAGTTGGCTAATAATGTCCCACTTCAATTGCTCACTTTCCAATTCAACGGAAAAGATACTGATATCCAAGTCAAGGCTAAAGTTATCCAACCAGAAGAATTTGAGGATGTCATATACAAAAAActcaacaaagaaaatgtacAATCTGACTCGTACTCTAAACTTATACAGCCACTATTGCAGAGTGCCGTTGATCGCTGTTCAGCTTACTATACCAAGCTTGCAAGGAGTAAGAATGCAGACCAAGTGCCTAAGAATTACGAGAGTCCATTATTTCCTTTACttgaagacgaagaattCCCTAAAGTGAAAGGTGCTAATAGACCGAGACTTCCTCCAACGGGTAAAATTAGTACAAACtacaagaagaaacatGTCTCAGAATTATATACTTTGCCTGAAGAGGAAGAGCCCCAAGTGAAAGTTGAAGTCTCTGAAGATACCGCCTCGAAACCCACCGATGGAATCTTCAAATCTCCAGCGACAGTCGACGATAATGGATTTTACGTTGAGGAAACTCCACTCTCATCATTCAGTTTAAGTTTACCAGGGATTCCTGATACGTAG